The following are from one region of the Streptomyces rubrogriseus genome:
- a CDS encoding DUF6912 family protein — translation MRVYVPLTLSGLAEAHRAGELGTGPLVAYAVTPALREWYLSDDIEELEYAALNRAALASLRLLAADPAGARRRVVVAADVPDGAAVADPDRGLDPAGLGEVRLAGPLPLAKAAAVHVDSADAEADVRAAAEALAAADGGDDDAQFVVDGAEDHELLWYATQELPNLV, via the coding sequence ATGCGCGTCTACGTCCCCCTGACCCTGTCCGGCCTCGCCGAGGCGCACCGGGCGGGAGAACTGGGGACCGGGCCGCTCGTCGCCTACGCCGTCACACCGGCGCTGCGCGAGTGGTACCTGTCGGACGACATCGAGGAGCTGGAGTACGCCGCCCTCAACCGGGCCGCCCTGGCCTCGCTGCGCCTGCTGGCGGCCGACCCGGCCGGGGCGCGGCGCCGGGTCGTGGTCGCCGCGGACGTCCCCGACGGCGCCGCCGTGGCCGACCCGGACCGGGGGCTCGATCCGGCGGGGCTGGGCGAGGTCCGCCTCGCCGGACCGCTGCCGCTGGCCAAGGCGGCCGCGGTGCACGTCGACTCCGCCGACGCCGAGGCGGACGTGCGCGCCGCGGCCGAGGCCCTGGCCGCGGCGGACGGCGGGGACGACGACGCCCAGTTCGTCGTGGACGGCGCGGAGGACCACGAGCTGCTCTGGTACGCGACCCAGGAGCTCCCGAACCTGGTCTGA
- a CDS encoding Rv3235 family protein, which translates to MLRHTVGRAYDDLAHLAERGPLRTRGTSPVVRDIGYFEPRPGALEVFARIGAGDRLRAMAFRLERGRDLRWRCTAVEVGGPRRTRADDD; encoded by the coding sequence ATGCTCCGCCATACCGTCGGCCGGGCCTACGACGACCTGGCCCACCTCGCCGAACGCGGCCCGCTGCGCACCCGCGGCACCTCCCCCGTCGTCCGCGACATCGGGTACTTCGAGCCGCGGCCGGGCGCCCTGGAGGTCTTCGCGCGCATCGGCGCGGGCGACCGGCTGCGGGCCATGGCGTTCCGCCTGGAGCGGGGCCGGGACCTGCGCTGGCGCTGCACGGCGGTGGAAGTGGGCGGCCCCCGCAGGACCCGCGCGGACGACGACTGA
- a CDS encoding GNAT family N-acetyltransferase, with translation MEPVTLTTDRLVLRTVGPRDAEAVHAAAQDPDIQRWTTIPSPYLPEHARGFTEQIVPDGWANDSMFTFGLFLPAGDLVGMLAVTMISLGTGEIGFWGTKEHRGRGYVTESAVAAARWAFTERAVDRLEWRAEVGNTASRAVAQRAGFAMEGTLRSAINNKGVRRDCWIGSLLPCDLALPSTSPYLPTPDAA, from the coding sequence ATGGAACCCGTCACGCTCACCACCGACCGCCTCGTCCTGCGCACGGTCGGCCCCCGGGACGCCGAGGCCGTGCACGCCGCCGCCCAGGATCCCGACATCCAGCGCTGGACGACGATCCCCTCGCCCTACCTCCCGGAGCATGCGCGGGGCTTCACTGAGCAGATCGTCCCCGACGGCTGGGCGAACGACTCGATGTTCACCTTCGGCCTCTTCCTCCCGGCCGGGGACCTGGTGGGCATGCTCGCCGTCACGATGATCTCGCTGGGCACCGGTGAGATCGGGTTCTGGGGCACCAAGGAGCACCGCGGCCGGGGCTACGTCACCGAGTCCGCCGTCGCCGCCGCCCGCTGGGCCTTCACCGAGCGGGCCGTGGACCGCCTGGAGTGGCGCGCCGAGGTCGGCAACACTGCCTCCCGCGCGGTGGCCCAACGCGCGGGCTTCGCCATGGAGGGCACGTTGCGCTCCGCGATCAACAACAAGGGCGTCCGCCGCGACTGCTGGATCGGCTCCCTCCTCCCCTGCGACCTCGCCCTCCCGTCCACGTCCCCGTACCTCCCGACACCCGACGCCGCCTGA
- the secA gene encoding preprotein translocase subunit SecA: protein MSVLSKLMRAGEGKILRKLHRIADQVNSIEEDFADLSDAELRALTDEYKQRYADGESLDDLLPEAFATVREAAKRVLGQRHYDVQIMGGAALHMGYVAEMKTGEGKTLVGTLPAYLNALSGEGVHIVTVNDYLAERDSEMMGRVHKFLGLNVGCILANQTPAQRREMYGCDITYGTNNEFGFDYLRDNMAWSKDELVQRGHNFAIVDEVDSILVDEARTPLIISGPADQATKWYGDFAKLVTRLKKGEAGNTLKGIEETGDYEVDEKKRTVAIHESGVSKVEDWLGIDNLYESVNTPLVGYLNNAIKAKELFKKDKDYVVLDGEVMIVDEHTGRILAGRRYNEGMHQAIEAKEGVDIKDENQTLATITLQNFFRLYKRHDHDGKEQPGLSGMTGTAMTEAAEFHQIYKLGVVPIPTNRPMVRKDQSDLIYRTEVAKFEAVVDDIEEKHRKGQPILVGTTSVEKSEYLSQQLSKRGVQHEVLNAKQHDREATIVAQAGRKGSVTVATNMAGRGTDIKLGGNPEDLAEAELRQRGLDPEEHIEEWAAALPAALERAEQAVKAEFEEVKELGGLYVLGTERHESRRIDNQLRGRSGRQGDPGESRFYLSLGDDLMRLFKAQMVERVMSMANVPDDVPIENKMVTRAIASAQSQVETQNFETRKNVLKYDEVLNRQREVIYGERRRVLEGEDLQEQIQHFTNDTIDAYVQAETAEGFPEDWDLDRLWGAFKQLYPVKVTVEELEEAAGDRAGLTADYIAESIKDDVQEQYEAREKQLGSEIMRELERRVVLSVLDRKWREHLYEMDYLQEGIGLRAMAQKDPLVEYQREGFDMFQAMMEGIKEESVGYLFNLEVQVEQQVEEVPVEDAAPSLDKGAQDAVPAQAGARPEIRAKGLDAPQRRDLHFSAPTVDGEGGVVEGEFTDGEPAQAQSDGLTRAERRKQAKGGRRRKK from the coding sequence GTGTCCGTCCTCTCGAAGCTCATGCGTGCAGGCGAAGGCAAGATCCTGCGCAAGCTGCACCGCATCGCGGACCAGGTCAACTCCATCGAAGAGGACTTCGCTGACCTCTCCGACGCCGAGCTGCGGGCCCTCACCGACGAGTACAAGCAGCGCTACGCCGACGGTGAGAGCCTTGACGACCTGCTGCCCGAAGCCTTCGCCACCGTCCGCGAGGCCGCCAAGCGCGTGCTGGGCCAGCGCCACTACGACGTGCAGATCATGGGCGGCGCCGCCCTCCACATGGGATACGTCGCGGAGATGAAGACCGGTGAGGGCAAGACCCTCGTCGGCACGCTGCCCGCCTATCTCAACGCCCTGTCCGGCGAGGGCGTGCACATCGTCACGGTCAACGACTACCTGGCCGAGCGCGACTCCGAGATGATGGGCCGCGTCCACAAGTTCCTCGGTCTGAACGTCGGCTGCATCCTCGCCAACCAGACGCCGGCCCAGCGCCGCGAGATGTACGGCTGCGACATCACCTACGGCACGAACAACGAGTTCGGCTTCGACTACCTGCGCGACAACATGGCGTGGTCCAAGGACGAGCTCGTCCAGCGCGGCCACAACTTCGCCATCGTCGACGAGGTCGACTCCATCCTCGTCGACGAGGCCCGGACGCCGCTGATCATCTCCGGCCCGGCCGACCAGGCCACCAAGTGGTACGGCGACTTCGCCAAGCTGGTGACCCGCCTGAAGAAGGGCGAGGCCGGCAACACCCTCAAGGGCATCGAGGAGACCGGCGACTACGAGGTCGACGAGAAGAAGCGCACCGTCGCCATCCACGAGTCGGGCGTGTCCAAGGTCGAGGACTGGCTGGGCATCGACAACCTCTACGAGTCGGTGAACACCCCGCTGGTCGGCTATCTGAACAACGCCATCAAGGCCAAGGAACTGTTCAAGAAGGACAAGGACTACGTCGTCCTCGACGGCGAAGTCATGATCGTCGACGAGCACACGGGCCGTATCCTCGCCGGCCGCCGCTACAACGAGGGCATGCACCAGGCGATCGAGGCGAAGGAAGGGGTGGACATCAAGGACGAGAACCAGACGCTCGCCACGATCACCCTCCAGAACTTCTTCCGCCTCTACAAGCGCCACGACCACGACGGCAAGGAACAGCCCGGCCTGTCCGGCATGACCGGTACGGCGATGACCGAGGCCGCCGAGTTCCACCAGATCTACAAGCTCGGTGTGGTGCCCATCCCGACCAACCGGCCGATGGTGCGCAAGGACCAGTCGGACCTGATCTACCGCACCGAGGTCGCCAAGTTCGAGGCCGTCGTCGACGACATCGAGGAGAAGCACCGCAAGGGCCAGCCGATCCTCGTCGGCACCACCTCGGTCGAGAAGTCCGAGTACCTCTCGCAGCAGCTCAGCAAGCGCGGCGTCCAGCACGAGGTGCTCAACGCCAAGCAGCACGACCGGGAGGCGACGATCGTCGCCCAGGCGGGCCGCAAGGGCTCCGTGACGGTGGCCACGAACATGGCCGGCCGCGGTACGGACATCAAGCTCGGCGGCAACCCCGAGGACCTCGCCGAGGCCGAGCTGCGCCAGCGCGGCCTCGACCCCGAGGAGCACATCGAGGAGTGGGCCGCGGCGCTGCCCGCCGCGCTGGAGCGGGCCGAGCAGGCGGTCAAGGCCGAGTTCGAAGAGGTCAAGGAGCTGGGCGGCCTCTACGTCCTGGGCACCGAGCGGCACGAGTCGCGGCGCATCGACAACCAGCTGCGCGGTCGCTCCGGCCGTCAGGGCGACCCGGGCGAGTCCCGCTTCTACCTCTCGCTGGGCGACGACCTGATGCGGCTGTTCAAGGCCCAGATGGTCGAGCGCGTGATGTCCATGGCGAACGTGCCGGACGACGTGCCGATCGAGAACAAGATGGTGACGCGTGCGATCGCGTCCGCCCAGTCGCAGGTCGAGACGCAGAACTTCGAGACCCGCAAGAACGTCCTGAAGTACGACGAGGTCCTCAACCGCCAGCGCGAGGTCATCTACGGCGAGCGTCGCCGCGTCCTGGAGGGCGAGGACCTGCAGGAGCAGATCCAGCACTTCACGAACGACACGATCGACGCCTACGTACAGGCCGAGACCGCCGAGGGCTTCCCCGAGGACTGGGACCTCGACCGGCTGTGGGGCGCCTTCAAGCAGCTCTACCCGGTGAAGGTCACCGTCGAGGAGCTGGAGGAGGCGGCGGGCGACCGGGCCGGACTGACCGCCGACTACATCGCGGAGTCCATCAAGGACGACGTCCAGGAGCAGTACGAGGCGCGGGAGAAGCAGCTCGGCTCCGAGATCATGCGCGAGCTGGAGCGCCGGGTCGTCCTGTCGGTCCTGGACCGCAAGTGGCGCGAGCACCTCTACGAGATGGACTACCTCCAGGAGGGCATCGGCCTGCGCGCGATGGCGCAGAAGGACCCGCTGGTCGAGTACCAGCGCGAGGGCTTCGACATGTTCCAGGCCATGATGGAGGGCATCAAGGAGGAGTCCGTCGGCTACCTGTTCAACCTGGAGGTCCAGGTCGAGCAGCAGGTCGAGGAGGTTCCGGTCGAGGACGCGGCGCCGTCGCTCGACAAGGGCGCGCAGGACGCGGTTCCGGCCCAGGCGGGCGCCCGTCCGGAGATCCGGGCCAAGGGCCTCGACGCGCCGCAGCGCCGTGACCTCCACTTCTCCGCGCCCACCGTGGACGGCGAGGGCGGTGTCGTCGAGGGCGAGTTCACCGACGGCGAGCCCGCCCAGGCCCAGTCCGACGGACTCACGCGCGCGGAGCGCCGCAAGCAGGCCAAGGGCGGGCGGCGCCGCAAGAAGTAA
- a CDS encoding winged helix-turn-helix domain-containing protein codes for MTTLPPPATELSADEARRLALRAQGFLGAPDRRAGVRGVLRHLGAVQLDTISVLARSHELIPYARLGAVGRRTVDDAYWTDTHAFEYWSHAACILPIEEWPHFAFRRRAYRNRPHWNHHLPEGDYERVVKQLREEGPLTATDLGGAKRTSEWWDWSGTKVAVERALMYGEVVCVERRGWKRVYDLAERAVPAALLHDDLDDTECLRRLVRLAGQSLGVGTRADIADYHRLKAEQVDAVIADSGLVPVTVAGWGRPAWADPAALETVPRGRHRTTLLSPFDSLIWERARTERIFGFTHRLEAYVPRQKRVHGYFAMPVLAGGRLVGRVDPAREGRTLVAKQVTLDGPKAAPAVAQALVEAASWVDCTNVRVERVETPDLREPLIRELARLLD; via the coding sequence ATGACGACCCTCCCGCCCCCCGCCACGGAACTGTCCGCAGACGAGGCCCGCCGCCTCGCCCTCCGCGCGCAGGGTTTCCTCGGCGCCCCCGACCGCCGCGCGGGCGTCCGCGGCGTCCTCCGTCACCTGGGCGCGGTGCAGCTCGACACGATCTCGGTCCTGGCCCGCTCCCACGAGCTGATCCCCTACGCCCGCCTCGGCGCGGTCGGCCGCCGGACCGTCGACGACGCCTACTGGACGGACACCCACGCCTTCGAGTACTGGTCCCACGCCGCCTGCATCCTCCCGATCGAGGAGTGGCCGCACTTCGCCTTCCGCCGCCGCGCGTACCGCAATCGCCCGCACTGGAACCACCACCTCCCCGAGGGCGACTACGAGCGCGTGGTGAAGCAGCTGCGTGAGGAGGGCCCCCTCACCGCGACGGACCTGGGCGGCGCTAAGAGGACCAGTGAGTGGTGGGACTGGTCGGGCACGAAGGTCGCCGTCGAGCGCGCGCTCATGTACGGCGAGGTGGTGTGCGTGGAGCGCCGCGGCTGGAAGCGGGTGTACGACCTGGCCGAGCGCGCCGTCCCGGCCGCGCTGCTGCACGACGACCTGGACGACACCGAGTGCCTGCGCCGCCTGGTCCGCCTGGCCGGCCAGTCCCTGGGCGTCGGCACGCGCGCGGACATCGCGGACTACCACCGTCTCAAGGCCGAGCAGGTCGACGCGGTGATCGCCGACTCGGGCCTGGTGCCGGTCACGGTGGCGGGCTGGGGCCGGCCTGCCTGGGCGGACCCCGCGGCCCTGGAGACGGTCCCGCGCGGCCGTCACCGCACGACGCTGCTCTCCCCCTTCGACTCGCTGATCTGGGAGCGGGCGCGCACGGAGCGGATCTTCGGCTTCACCCACCGGCTGGAGGCCTACGTGCCCCGGCAGAAGCGGGTGCACGGTTACTTCGCGATGCCGGTCCTGGCCGGCGGCCGGCTCGTCGGCCGGGTGGACCCGGCCCGCGAGGGGCGCACCCTGGTCGCCAAGCAGGTCACGCTGGACGGCCCGAAGGCGGCCCCGGCGGTGGCCCAGGCACTGGTGGAGGCGGCGAGCTGGGTGGACTGCACGAACGTACGCGTGGAGCGGGTCGAGACTCCCGATCTGCGTGAACCCCTCATCCGGGAGCTGGCCCGGCTGCTCGACTGA
- a CDS encoding HAD family hydrolase encodes MGMQTGAHIVWDWNGTLFHDNDAIIGATNAAFAELGLAPITLERYRALYCVPVPKFYERLLGRLPTDAEWEVMDAAFQRHYSMQRSRCTLADGVTELLVRWRSAGRSQSILSMYGHDELVPLVKGLGIETHFIRVDGRTGPSGGSKAEHMVRHLAQLALSGVEPARTVVIGDAADDAVAASHVGAGAVLYTGGSHSRASLEGVGVPVVDTLGEAVAVAERLAG; translated from the coding sequence ATGGGGATGCAGACGGGCGCACACATCGTGTGGGACTGGAACGGCACGCTGTTCCACGACAACGACGCGATCATCGGAGCGACGAACGCGGCGTTCGCCGAGCTGGGGCTGGCGCCGATCACGCTGGAGCGTTACCGGGCGCTGTACTGCGTGCCGGTGCCGAAGTTCTACGAGCGGCTGCTGGGGCGGCTGCCCACCGACGCCGAGTGGGAGGTCATGGACGCGGCCTTCCAGCGCCACTACAGCATGCAGCGGAGCCGGTGCACGCTCGCGGACGGTGTCACGGAGCTGCTCGTCCGGTGGCGTTCGGCGGGTCGCAGCCAGTCGATCCTCAGCATGTACGGACACGACGAGCTGGTGCCGCTGGTCAAGGGCCTCGGGATCGAGACGCACTTCATACGCGTCGACGGCCGGACCGGGCCGTCCGGGGGCAGCAAGGCCGAGCACATGGTGCGGCACCTCGCGCAGCTGGCGCTGTCCGGAGTGGAGCCCGCTCGCACGGTGGTGATCGGGGACGCCGCCGACGACGCGGTGGCGGCGAGCCACGTGGGCGCCGGGGCGGTGCTCTACACCGGGGGGTCGCACAGCCGGGCCAGCCTCGAGGGGGTCGGGGTGCCGGTGGTGGACACGCTGGGAGAGGCCGTGGCGGTGGCGGAGCGGCTGGCGGGCTGA
- a CDS encoding response regulator: protein MADSFGPMRGAGVDHGIDDGVAGMGPDAGSAREEPIRVLVVDDHALFRRGLEIVLAAEEDIHVVGEAGDGAEAVEKAADLLPDIVLMDVRMPKRGGIEACTSIKEVAPSAKIIMLTISDEEADLYDAIKAGATGYLLKEISTDEVATAIRAVADGQSQISPSMASKLLTEFKSMIQRTDERRLVPAPRLTDRELEVLKLVATGMNNRDIAKELFISENTVKNHVRNILEKLQLHSRMEAVVYAMREKILEIR, encoded by the coding sequence ATGGCGGACAGTTTCGGACCGATGCGGGGCGCGGGCGTCGACCACGGGATCGACGACGGGGTCGCCGGCATGGGCCCGGACGCGGGCTCCGCACGCGAGGAGCCGATCAGGGTGCTGGTCGTGGACGACCACGCCCTCTTCCGCCGCGGCCTGGAGATCGTGCTCGCGGCCGAGGAGGACATCCACGTCGTCGGAGAGGCCGGTGACGGCGCCGAGGCCGTGGAGAAGGCGGCCGACCTGCTGCCGGACATCGTCCTGATGGATGTGCGGATGCCCAAGCGGGGCGGTATCGAGGCCTGCACCTCCATCAAGGAGGTGGCCCCCAGTGCCAAGATCATCATGCTGACGATCAGCGACGAGGAGGCCGACCTCTACGACGCGATCAAGGCGGGCGCGACCGGTTATCTCCTCAAGGAGATCTCGACGGACGAGGTGGCCACCGCCATTCGCGCGGTGGCCGACGGACAGTCCCAGATCAGTCCGTCCATGGCCTCGAAACTGCTGACCGAGTTCAAGTCGATGATCCAGCGCACCGACGAACGCCGGCTGGTGCCCGCGCCGCGGCTCACGGATCGCGAGCTGGAGGTCCTCAAGCTCGTCGCCACGGGAATGAACAACCGGGACATCGCCAAGGAACTGTTCATTTCCGAGAACACCGTGAAGAACCACGTGCGCAACATCCTGGAGAAACTCCAGCTGCACTCCAGGATGGAGGCCGTGGTCTACGCGATGCGGGAGAAGATTCTCGAGATCCGGTGA